One part of the Streptomyces sp. AM 2-1-1 genome encodes these proteins:
- a CDS encoding cupin domain-containing protein, with protein sequence MSDISYIPNVFRSGYDLEDLDWVDWSEPGRAGVEHHVLWAPDEEKGEDSVGLLLRFPPGAHGDFHEHLGHELMLVLDGVLDHSDGLSYVKGDLVVEGPGTEHQMSSRTGCTVLAIRTRPAAARTPQKPLRRVGVTAAL encoded by the coding sequence GTGTCCGATATCAGCTACATACCCAACGTGTTCCGCAGCGGCTACGACCTGGAGGACCTCGACTGGGTCGACTGGTCCGAACCCGGCAGGGCCGGCGTGGAGCACCACGTCCTGTGGGCCCCCGACGAGGAGAAGGGCGAGGACTCGGTGGGTCTGCTCCTGCGCTTCCCGCCCGGCGCCCACGGTGACTTCCACGAGCACCTCGGCCACGAGCTGATGCTCGTGCTCGACGGGGTCCTGGACCACAGCGACGGCCTCTCCTACGTCAAGGGAGATCTCGTCGTCGAGGGTCCGGGCACCGAGCACCAGATGTCCAGCCGCACCGGCTGCACGGTGCTTGCCATCCGCACCCGTCCGGCAGCCGCCCGCACTCCGCAGAAGCCGCTCCGGCGGGTCGGCGTCACTGCCGCCCTCTGA
- a CDS encoding cobalamin-dependent protein (Presence of a B(12) (cobalamin)-binding domain implies dependence on cobalamin itself, in one of its several forms, or in some unusual lineages, dependence on a cobalamin-like analog.) has protein sequence MLVSSVSSDSHTWNLVFLQLLLEEMGHEVTNIGSCVPDELLIAECRRHRPDLVVISSVNGHGALDGARVVRRLRDEPDLLDLRVVIGGKLGVRGAEAGSYGPDLVAAGFDAVFEDAAGIADFRRYVAQSQQPELVGAR, from the coding sequence GTGCTCGTCTCCAGCGTCTCGTCCGACTCGCACACCTGGAATCTCGTGTTCCTCCAGCTTCTGCTGGAGGAGATGGGGCACGAAGTGACCAACATCGGTTCTTGCGTCCCCGACGAGCTGCTCATCGCCGAGTGCCGGCGCCATCGGCCCGACCTCGTGGTCATCAGCAGCGTCAACGGCCACGGGGCGCTGGACGGCGCCCGTGTCGTGCGCCGGCTGCGGGACGAGCCCGACCTGCTCGACCTGCGCGTCGTCATCGGCGGCAAACTCGGTGTGCGAGGCGCCGAAGCCGGTTCCTACGGGCCGGACCTGGTCGCCGCCGGATTCGACGCGGTCTTCGAGGACGCCGCCGGGATCGCGGACTTCCGCCGCTACGTGGCCCAGTCGCAGCAGCCCGAACTCGTCGGTGCACGGTGA
- a CDS encoding LysR family transcriptional regulator: protein MTLDLAMYQLRTFREVARLGSFTKAARSLGYAQSSVTAHIRLLESKVGMLLVQRLPHGVRLTPSGEIFHEYSKRIFNVVDEMATALNPPGELEGRTAVGASALLLETRVGSLIRDCRYRYPKVSVSPRQLSIGGATSAVLGGELDMALVHGDFTGAEVAPAGITMEELPDLEVVPVGAASLADPAHWAAALPMLKVLAVDPDCASHQVLVTALREVHGIDPPVIEAGSMGGARELARMGYGIAMLPAESVKPDGEGSGLAGLPGLPRVRLGVRAFWLGREMSAAAVSAVRDVAVRSGQEKVRQLT from the coding sequence ATGACTTTAGATCTTGCGATGTACCAGTTGAGAACGTTCAGGGAAGTTGCGCGTCTCGGCAGCTTCACGAAGGCCGCCCGCAGCCTGGGATATGCCCAGTCCAGTGTCACCGCGCATATTCGGTTGCTGGAATCGAAGGTCGGCATGCTGTTGGTGCAGAGATTACCGCACGGTGTCCGTCTGACGCCCTCCGGAGAAATATTCCACGAATACTCGAAGCGTATATTCAATGTGGTCGACGAAATGGCCACGGCGCTCAATCCGCCCGGTGAGCTCGAGGGGCGTACCGCCGTCGGCGCATCGGCCCTGCTGCTGGAGACGAGGGTCGGCTCCCTCATCCGCGACTGCCGGTACCGCTACCCCAAGGTGAGCGTCTCGCCCCGGCAGCTCTCGATCGGCGGCGCCACCTCGGCGGTGCTCGGCGGAGAGCTCGACATGGCCCTGGTGCACGGGGATTTCACCGGCGCCGAAGTGGCTCCGGCGGGCATCACCATGGAGGAGCTGCCCGACCTGGAAGTCGTCCCGGTGGGGGCCGCGTCCCTGGCCGATCCGGCCCATTGGGCGGCCGCTCTGCCGATGTTGAAGGTCCTCGCGGTGGATCCCGACTGTGCGTCGCACCAGGTGCTGGTCACCGCCCTGCGCGAGGTGCACGGCATCGATCCGCCGGTCATCGAGGCCGGTTCCATGGGTGGGGCGAGGGAGTTGGCCCGCATGGGATACGGCATCGCCATGCTCCCCGCCGAGTCGGTCAAACCGGACGGGGAGGGGAGCGGCCTCGCCGGCCTTCCCGGCCTGCCCCGTGTGCGGCTGGGGGTACGGGCCTTCTGGCTCGGCCGTGAGATGTCCGCGGCCGCCGTGTCCGCGGTGCGTGACGTCGCGGTCCGCAGCGGCCAGGAAAAGGTGCGGCAACTGACGTAG
- a CDS encoding CGNR zinc finger domain-containing protein, which produces MPHPLGADPRPLTGEPLALDLLNTRWIDAEGPHDLLDSVDGLAVWLAGASVRSRTGPLTPTADRATLDRLLETRAALDALVLREDPSPARAVAALNEILANGRIRRRLEADGAPGSVVELTRPEWAPAWYAAENWLHLVAERPDRIRPCANEACVLHFYDVSKNGTRRWCSMAGCGNRAKAQRHYARRSTS; this is translated from the coding sequence ATGCCGCACCCCCTCGGCGCCGACCCGCGGCCGCTCACCGGCGAACCGCTCGCGCTCGATCTGCTCAACACCCGCTGGATCGACGCCGAGGGTCCCCACGACCTGCTCGACTCGGTCGACGGGCTCGCCGTATGGCTGGCCGGCGCGTCCGTGCGGTCCCGCACCGGCCCCCTCACACCGACGGCGGACCGCGCCACGCTCGACCGGCTGCTGGAGACCCGCGCGGCGCTCGACGCCCTGGTCCTGCGGGAGGACCCGTCCCCGGCGCGGGCCGTGGCCGCGCTCAACGAGATCCTGGCGAACGGCCGCATACGCCGACGGCTGGAAGCCGACGGAGCACCGGGGTCCGTGGTCGAGCTGACCCGGCCGGAGTGGGCCCCCGCCTGGTACGCGGCCGAGAACTGGCTGCACCTGGTGGCCGAACGGCCCGACCGGATCCGCCCGTGCGCGAACGAGGCGTGCGTACTGCACTTCTACGACGTGTCCAAGAACGGCACCCGCCGCTGGTGCTCGATGGCCGGATGCGGGAACCGGGCGAAAGCGCAGCGCCACTACGCGCGCCGCAGCACTTCCTGA
- a CDS encoding pyridoxamine 5'-phosphate oxidase family protein: protein MIAYHSGEIAVQGRAGLAQQAEFSRGAIQNAVPDVAADFLAQQPMIVIGGTDRDGRIWATQLTGPPGFLEAAGSTLTIGALPPPEDPLAGLLTEARTGAPARIGMIAIEPATRRRMRVNGRAVRTGDHLRVALDLVVANCPKYIQKRDHRALAPDDGETVRTVVDGTELSADQQRTLREADTFFIATASDRGDADASHRGGNPGFVRVLSPTLLRWPDYVGNAMFMTLGNLERNASAGILVPGWTTGRALHLTGSARTVWDADETAGIPGAQRIVEFAVTGVREVGAASPLRWSDPAYSRFNPPAA, encoded by the coding sequence GTGATCGCTTATCACAGCGGCGAGATCGCCGTGCAGGGGCGAGCGGGCCTCGCCCAGCAGGCGGAGTTCTCACGCGGAGCCATCCAGAACGCCGTCCCCGACGTCGCGGCCGACTTCCTGGCCCAACAGCCGATGATCGTGATCGGCGGCACGGACCGCGACGGCCGTATCTGGGCCACCCAGCTCACCGGCCCTCCCGGCTTCCTCGAAGCGGCGGGCTCCACCCTGACCATCGGCGCGCTGCCGCCGCCCGAGGACCCGCTGGCCGGACTCCTCACCGAGGCCCGGACCGGCGCACCCGCCCGGATCGGCATGATCGCGATCGAACCGGCCACCCGCCGCAGGATGCGCGTCAACGGACGGGCCGTCCGAACCGGTGACCACCTGCGCGTCGCCCTCGACCTGGTGGTCGCCAACTGCCCCAAGTACATACAGAAACGAGACCACCGCGCGCTCGCACCGGACGACGGGGAAACCGTGCGCACCGTCGTCGACGGCACCGAACTCAGTGCCGACCAGCAGCGGACACTGCGCGAGGCGGACACCTTCTTCATCGCCACCGCCTCGGACCGGGGCGACGCGGACGCCTCCCACCGGGGCGGCAACCCCGGTTTCGTCCGCGTCCTCTCCCCGACCCTGCTGCGTTGGCCCGACTACGTCGGCAACGCCATGTTCATGACTCTGGGCAACCTGGAACGCAACGCGTCCGCGGGCATCCTCGTACCCGGCTGGACCACGGGGAGGGCCCTCCACCTCACCGGCAGCGCCCGCACGGTCTGGGACGCGGACGAGACCGCCGGCATCCCCGGCGCGCAGCGCATCGTCGAGTTCGCCGTCACGGGCGTACGGGAGGTCGGTGCGGCCTCCCCGCTGCGGTGGTCCGACCCCGCCTACTCCCGCTTCAACCCGCCGGCCGCCTGA
- a CDS encoding AMP-binding protein, whose protein sequence is MTRDTAPGDTSAAQTATQRFLAARDLLLLHGTDLAKAVADFRWPRFEHFNWALDHFDTAAARHHRTALRIVGTGGPRTDRLIGYRELSRRSNQVANWLCAQGVRRGDPVLLMLGNRVEVWETMLAAIKLGAVVIPTYTTATAAELRDRLDRGGVRHVVAEAHLTPLFGPRTGEWTGIAVGGEAAGWHPYADSETASEDFTPDAPTGADDPLFRYFTSGTTSQPKMVEHTHVSYPVGHLSGMYWNGVRPGDVHLNISAPGWAKHAWSSFFVPWNAEATVLALDAARSTPEQVLDVLRTRAVSTFCAPPTVWRGLAARGLGERPPELREVVAAGEPLEPALVELVATHWGLDLRDGYGQTETTAQIGNPPGRPGRPGSMGFPLPGYAVVLLDPETGSPVPDGEPGELCLDLSERPLGLMRRYVGDPERTHRVLSGGHYRTGDLARREPDGSLTYLARSDDMFKSFDHRISPRELEEVLLHHPAVDDAAVVPVPDPVGLWAPKAYVVPAEGHLPGPETARTLLALACAELPPEKWIKVLEFVPVLPRTASGKVRRAQLRDRRAGEEFPLAPGEPRPTPQP, encoded by the coding sequence ATGACGCGTGACACCGCACCCGGCGACACCTCCGCGGCGCAGACGGCCACCCAGCGGTTCCTGGCCGCCCGCGACCTGTTGTTGCTGCACGGCACGGACCTCGCGAAAGCCGTCGCGGACTTCCGGTGGCCCCGGTTCGAGCACTTCAACTGGGCCCTGGACCACTTCGACACGGCCGCCGCCCGGCACCACCGCACCGCACTGCGCATCGTCGGAACCGGCGGACCCCGGACGGACCGGCTCATCGGGTACCGCGAGTTGTCCCGCCGCTCGAACCAGGTCGCCAACTGGCTGTGCGCCCAGGGGGTGCGCCGCGGCGACCCCGTGCTCCTCATGCTCGGAAACCGCGTCGAGGTCTGGGAGACGATGCTGGCCGCCATCAAACTGGGGGCCGTCGTCATCCCGACCTACACCACGGCGACGGCCGCCGAGCTGAGGGACCGCCTGGATCGCGGAGGCGTGCGCCACGTCGTCGCCGAGGCGCATCTGACCCCGCTCTTCGGCCCGCGTACGGGTGAGTGGACCGGCATCGCCGTCGGCGGCGAAGCCGCGGGCTGGCACCCGTACGCCGACTCCGAAACCGCATCCGAGGACTTCACCCCCGACGCCCCGACCGGGGCGGACGACCCGCTCTTCCGCTACTTCACCTCCGGCACCACCTCCCAGCCGAAGATGGTGGAGCACACCCACGTCAGTTACCCCGTGGGCCACCTCTCCGGCATGTACTGGAACGGCGTGCGCCCCGGGGACGTGCACCTCAACATCTCCGCGCCGGGGTGGGCCAAGCACGCCTGGAGCTCTTTCTTCGTACCGTGGAACGCCGAGGCGACCGTGCTCGCGCTGGACGCCGCCCGCAGCACTCCTGAGCAGGTGCTCGACGTCCTGCGCACCCGGGCGGTCTCGACCTTCTGCGCCCCGCCGACCGTATGGCGCGGTCTGGCGGCGCGAGGGCTGGGCGAGCGGCCGCCCGAACTGCGGGAGGTCGTCGCCGCCGGCGAGCCCCTGGAGCCGGCCCTGGTGGAGCTGGTGGCCACGCACTGGGGACTCGACCTGCGCGACGGATACGGCCAGACCGAGACCACCGCCCAGATCGGCAACCCTCCCGGTCGCCCCGGCCGGCCGGGCAGCATGGGCTTCCCGCTGCCCGGTTACGCGGTCGTGCTCCTGGATCCCGAGACCGGGTCGCCCGTCCCCGACGGCGAGCCGGGCGAGCTCTGCCTGGACCTCTCCGAACGGCCGCTGGGGCTGATGCGCCGATACGTCGGAGACCCCGAACGGACGCACAGGGTACTGAGCGGGGGGCACTACCGCACGGGCGACCTGGCACGGCGGGAGCCGGACGGATCGCTCACCTACCTGGCGCGCTCGGACGACATGTTCAAGTCCTTCGACCACCGGATCTCGCCGCGGGAACTGGAAGAAGTCCTCTTGCACCATCCGGCGGTCGACGACGCGGCGGTCGTGCCGGTGCCCGATCCGGTGGGCCTGTGGGCTCCGAAGGCGTACGTGGTTCCGGCCGAAGGCCACCTGCCCGGCCCGGAGACCGCCCGGACCCTCCTGGCGCTGGCGTGTGCCGAGCTCCCCCCGGAGAAGTGGATCAAGGTGCTGGAGTTCGTGCCGGTGCTGCCACGCACCGCCTCCGGCAAGGTGCGCCGCGCACAGCTGCGCGACCGCCGGGCCGGCGAGGAGTTCCCGCTGGCGCCCGGGGAGCCGCGGCCGACGCCCCAGCCGTAA
- a CDS encoding ferredoxin — protein sequence MQISVDMNLCESHGQCVFAAPEVFSFDDEDYLVHDATPDDALREKVEKAAAACPVRAITVSPLPATAS from the coding sequence ATGCAGATCTCCGTGGACATGAACCTGTGTGAGAGCCACGGGCAGTGCGTCTTCGCGGCGCCCGAGGTCTTCTCCTTCGACGACGAGGACTACCTCGTCCACGACGCCACCCCCGACGACGCGCTGCGCGAGAAGGTCGAGAAGGCCGCCGCCGCCTGCCCCGTCCGCGCCATCACCGTGTCCCCCCTCCCGGCGACCGCCTCATGA
- a CDS encoding VOC family protein produces MSKAKNLQTGHIGLNVTDLDRSLAFYREVFDFEVLAEGKEDGRRWAFLGRGSRLLVTLWQQSEGRFATDKPGLHHLSFQVDTIEEVRATEEVLRTLGAEFTYQGVVPHGESGASGGIFFTDPDGIRLEIYAPTGADPADAPTAGAPTCGFF; encoded by the coding sequence ATGAGCAAGGCGAAGAACCTGCAGACCGGCCACATCGGCCTCAACGTCACCGATCTGGACCGTTCGCTCGCCTTCTACCGCGAGGTCTTCGACTTCGAGGTGCTGGCCGAGGGCAAGGAGGACGGCCGGCGCTGGGCGTTCCTGGGCCGCGGTTCACGACTCCTCGTCACCCTCTGGCAGCAGAGCGAGGGCCGCTTCGCGACCGACAAGCCCGGCCTGCACCACCTGTCCTTCCAGGTCGACACGATCGAGGAGGTCAGGGCCACGGAGGAGGTCCTGCGCACGCTGGGCGCGGAGTTCACCTACCAGGGAGTCGTGCCGCACGGCGAGAGCGGAGCCTCCGGCGGGATCTTCTTCACCGACCCCGACGGCATCCGCCTGGAGATCTACGCGCCCACCGGCGCCGACCCGGCCGACGCCCCGACCGCCGGCGCCCCCACCTGCGGCTTCTTCTAA
- a CDS encoding methylaspartate mutase yields the protein MTDPHPGGALTDTAAGTRPSPGAFAAAVAAAKEAGELVVQPRMGFADLPRMREGLLAVQQSHARTVGTLTIDSYTRVGDNESAARALAEGTDLNGYPIVAHGPETTRRLVAGLTDDRFAVQVRHGSADPTGIIRALLAAGLDATEGGPISYCLPYSRTPIKSSIQAWARSCELLASRPGTHLESFGGCMLGQLCPPGLLVALSVLEGIFFRQHGLRSVSLSYAQQTHHGQDVEALLALRTLAGEHLAGLDWHIVLYTYMGVFPRTTAGALDLLRASATLATQTGTERMIVKTPAEAHRIPTIQDNIMALEEASAAASAAPPYQGGADPAEFGVLSEARALVHAVLELHHDVGQALIEAFRRGLLDVPYCLHADNANRSRSYIDGRGALQWHSTGDMPIPALPVTGRERLRADDLLGMLSHTQESFDRAALARNEGTAARNALSH from the coding sequence GTGACGGACCCGCACCCTGGGGGAGCCCTCACCGACACGGCGGCCGGAACCCGGCCGTCCCCGGGAGCCTTCGCGGCGGCCGTGGCGGCCGCGAAGGAAGCGGGAGAGCTGGTGGTGCAGCCGCGCATGGGCTTCGCCGACCTGCCCCGCATGCGCGAAGGACTGCTCGCCGTCCAGCAGTCCCACGCCCGCACGGTGGGGACCCTGACGATCGACAGCTACACACGGGTCGGCGACAACGAGTCCGCCGCCCGCGCCCTCGCGGAAGGGACCGACCTCAACGGCTATCCGATCGTCGCCCACGGCCCCGAGACGACCCGCCGACTGGTCGCCGGACTGACCGACGACCGTTTCGCCGTCCAGGTCCGGCACGGTTCGGCCGATCCCACCGGCATCATCCGCGCGCTGCTGGCCGCCGGTCTCGACGCGACGGAGGGCGGCCCGATCTCCTACTGCCTGCCCTACAGCCGCACACCGATCAAGAGCTCCATCCAGGCGTGGGCCCGTAGTTGCGAACTGCTCGCGTCGCGGCCCGGCACCCACCTGGAGAGCTTCGGCGGTTGCATGCTGGGCCAACTCTGCCCGCCCGGACTCCTCGTGGCCCTCTCCGTGCTGGAAGGGATCTTCTTCCGGCAGCACGGACTGCGCAGCGTCTCGCTCAGCTACGCCCAGCAGACCCACCACGGCCAGGACGTCGAAGCGCTGCTCGCCCTGCGCACCCTGGCCGGGGAGCACCTGGCCGGACTCGACTGGCACATCGTGCTGTACACCTACATGGGCGTGTTCCCCCGCACGACGGCAGGAGCCCTCGACCTGCTGCGCGCCAGTGCGACGCTGGCCACGCAGACCGGGACCGAGCGCATGATCGTGAAGACGCCGGCCGAGGCCCACCGCATTCCCACCATCCAGGACAACATCATGGCCCTCGAGGAGGCGTCCGCCGCCGCCTCGGCCGCCCCTCCGTACCAAGGGGGCGCGGATCCGGCGGAGTTCGGTGTGCTGTCCGAGGCCAGGGCGTTGGTGCACGCGGTCCTCGAACTCCATCACGACGTCGGTCAGGCCCTCATCGAGGCCTTCCGGCGCGGACTGCTCGACGTTCCTTACTGCCTCCACGCCGACAACGCCAACCGGTCGCGCAGTTACATCGACGGACGCGGAGCGCTCCAATGGCACTCGACGGGTGACATGCCGATCCCCGCACTGCCCGTGACGGGACGCGAGAGGCTGCGCGCCGACGACCTGCTCGGCATGCTGTCGCACACGCAGGAATCGTTCGACCGTGCCGCACTGGCCCGGAACGAGGGGACCGCGGCGCGGAACGCCCTGTCCCACTGA
- a CDS encoding FAD-dependent oxidoreductase, with protein sequence MTATPPRPRDIVIVGASLAGVRAAETLRAEGFTGRLTLVGNERLTPYDRPPLSKGFLTAEHDPPATRLPVSDELRARWLLGRTAVALDLRDRAVTFSDGARLRYDGLVIATGATARPSAGPPAPSSGVFTLRGHDDATRLRGALARGRSLLVVGAGFLGGEIAAAGRARGLDVTLVETGAAPLERVVGPEVGAFVGMLHREAGIDLRTDTAVTEFRTTADGSLSGARLTDGTEVTADAAVLALGALPATDWLSDSGLRTEGGVHCDTRLRALALDGTPVPDVVVAGDVARAPQPLADGTPMALGHWTNAVDQAVTAARTLLRGADSPAFDEVPSFWSDLHGVRIRSVGLPAVADTVKVHEIDTSTRRLEASYHRAGRLVGALTIGRTSRLAAYHRSLAEASRAHHRAV encoded by the coding sequence ATGACCGCCACCCCGCCCCGCCCCCGGGACATCGTGATCGTCGGCGCCTCCCTGGCCGGCGTCAGAGCAGCGGAGACACTGCGGGCCGAAGGCTTCACCGGGAGGCTGACCCTCGTGGGGAACGAACGCCTCACCCCCTACGACCGCCCCCCGCTGTCCAAGGGGTTCCTCACCGCCGAGCACGATCCGCCGGCCACGAGACTCCCGGTCTCCGACGAACTCCGCGCCCGCTGGCTGCTGGGGCGGACCGCGGTCGCACTGGACCTCCGGGACAGGGCCGTCACGTTCTCGGACGGGGCACGACTGCGGTACGACGGGTTGGTGATCGCCACCGGTGCCACGGCCCGCCCGAGCGCCGGGCCCCCGGCTCCGTCCAGCGGCGTGTTCACCCTGCGCGGCCACGACGACGCCACGCGGCTGCGGGGCGCACTCGCCCGGGGCCGCTCCCTGCTCGTCGTCGGCGCGGGCTTCCTCGGCGGCGAGATCGCCGCGGCCGGCCGGGCCCGCGGCCTCGACGTCACGCTCGTGGAGACGGGGGCCGCACCCCTGGAGCGCGTCGTCGGACCCGAGGTGGGGGCATTCGTCGGCATGCTGCACCGCGAGGCGGGCATCGACCTCCGTACCGACACGGCCGTGACGGAATTCCGGACCACCGCCGACGGCAGCCTCTCCGGCGCGCGACTGACCGACGGCACCGAGGTCACGGCCGATGCCGCGGTCCTGGCCCTCGGCGCTCTGCCCGCCACCGACTGGCTCAGCGACTCCGGCCTGCGCACCGAGGGCGGCGTGCACTGCGACACCCGCCTGCGAGCCCTGGCCCTGGACGGCACGCCCGTACCCGACGTCGTCGTCGCGGGAGACGTCGCCAGGGCTCCGCAACCCCTGGCGGACGGAACGCCCATGGCGCTCGGCCACTGGACCAACGCGGTGGATCAGGCGGTGACTGCGGCCCGCACCCTGCTGCGCGGTGCGGACAGCCCCGCCTTCGACGAGGTGCCGTCCTTCTGGTCCGACCTGCACGGCGTCCGGATTCGTTCCGTGGGTCTCCCCGCCGTCGCCGACACGGTGAAGGTCCACGAGATCGACACCTCCACCCGGCGGCTGGAAGCCAGTTACCACCGGGCGGGACGTCTGGTCGGTGCCCTGACGATCGGCCGGACGTCCCGTCTCGCGGCCTACCACCGGTCGTTGGCCGAGGCGTCCCGCGCACACCACCGGGCCGTGTGA
- a CDS encoding FAD/NAD(P)-binding protein: MSGNPSDTRPLSLVIVGSGPRGISVLERLAVRAAAEAATEGPAPRPVRVHLVDATEIGAGRVWRTDQDDWFTMNTVISQVTMYSGGPDEGPDRAGAGPSLGQWIARRHEQAGETLLGPDDYASRVRYGQYLNHVYRTVAEGLPPHVELVPVTGRVTAVRPGPDGGYLLSLETAPHLLEADRVVLATGHPFNAPDAFEQSMLAFTRRTPGTHYLCGDSAADMALGEDTVPAGSAVGVKGLGLSFYDVMLSLTVGRGGVFRTDRHGELCYLPSGREPRIVAGSRSGLPIPARGRNQKRPDYSHKAQFLTRGALESARASRSLRSGSGQLDFAEDVLPLLQQEIDHVYRTTQVRVVDGPDAADRFAREYAEILRSGGDRAELLSAAGLGEMPPIDLDALARPFGAQHFASVDEFREQLLKVMEEDLAQAALGTVDGPLKAALDVLRDIRNVVREAVDHGGLLPASHTEFFHGRFLPVNALLSAGPPMERVEQLRALIRQGVVEVAGPGTRFETDDAQGAFRVVSPQVRGSERLVHTLIDARIPTPDLHRDTSPLTRQLVAEGRVRPYTIEGPDGSFHVTGGLDVTTSPFHVIDADGRSLPDVYALGIPTEHTRWFTQVGSSRPGVGTLFYRDADAIASDALRPLRAEAPAAEPVVVPGRQPKDTAVEAVAGARRSDAS, from the coding sequence GTGTCCGGAAACCCATCCGATACGCGCCCGCTCTCCCTCGTCATCGTCGGCAGCGGCCCGCGGGGCATCTCCGTCCTGGAACGCCTCGCGGTCCGGGCCGCGGCCGAGGCGGCCACCGAAGGCCCGGCTCCCCGGCCGGTGCGCGTCCATCTCGTGGACGCCACCGAGATCGGCGCCGGCCGGGTGTGGCGCACCGACCAGGACGACTGGTTCACCATGAACACGGTCATCAGCCAGGTGACCATGTACTCCGGCGGTCCCGACGAGGGGCCCGACCGCGCCGGCGCGGGTCCCTCGCTCGGACAGTGGATCGCCCGCCGCCACGAGCAGGCGGGAGAGACACTGCTCGGCCCGGACGACTACGCGTCGCGGGTCCGCTACGGCCAGTACCTCAATCACGTCTACCGGACGGTCGCCGAAGGTCTGCCCCCGCACGTCGAACTGGTCCCGGTCACCGGCCGGGTGACGGCCGTGCGGCCCGGACCCGACGGCGGGTACCTGCTCAGCCTGGAAACGGCACCGCACCTGCTGGAAGCGGACCGGGTCGTCCTCGCCACCGGACATCCCTTCAACGCCCCCGACGCCTTCGAGCAGTCGATGCTCGCATTCACCCGGCGCACTCCGGGCACCCACTACCTCTGCGGTGACTCGGCAGCCGACATGGCGTTGGGGGAGGACACCGTCCCGGCGGGCAGCGCCGTGGGCGTCAAAGGTCTCGGCCTGTCGTTCTACGACGTGATGCTCTCCCTCACCGTCGGCCGCGGCGGCGTCTTCCGCACCGACCGGCACGGCGAGCTGTGCTACCTGCCCAGCGGCCGCGAACCACGGATCGTGGCCGGATCCCGCAGCGGGCTGCCGATCCCGGCCCGCGGAAGGAACCAGAAGCGGCCGGACTACAGCCACAAGGCGCAGTTCCTCACCCGGGGCGCCCTGGAGTCGGCCCGCGCGAGCCGGTCGCTGCGCAGCGGCAGCGGACAACTCGACTTCGCCGAGGACGTGCTGCCCCTGCTGCAGCAGGAGATCGACCACGTCTACCGCACGACGCAGGTGCGCGTCGTCGACGGGCCCGACGCGGCCGACCGCTTCGCACGTGAGTACGCCGAGATCCTCCGGTCGGGCGGGGACCGGGCGGAGCTGCTCAGCGCCGCGGGGCTCGGGGAGATGCCGCCGATCGACCTCGACGCCCTCGCGAGGCCGTTCGGCGCCCAGCACTTCGCCTCCGTCGACGAGTTCCGCGAACAGCTGCTCAAGGTGATGGAGGAGGACCTCGCCCAGGCGGCCCTCGGTACCGTCGACGGTCCCCTGAAAGCCGCCCTCGACGTGCTGCGCGACATCCGGAACGTGGTGCGCGAGGCGGTCGACCACGGAGGCCTGCTGCCCGCCTCGCACACCGAGTTCTTCCACGGCCGCTTCCTGCCGGTCAACGCCCTTCTCTCCGCGGGTCCGCCCATGGAGCGGGTGGAACAGCTCAGGGCACTGATCCGCCAGGGTGTCGTCGAGGTCGCCGGCCCCGGTACCCGCTTCGAGACCGACGACGCCCAGGGCGCGTTCCGCGTCGTCTCCCCCCAGGTGCGGGGTTCCGAGCGGCTGGTGCACACGCTGATCGACGCCCGTATCCCCACGCCCGATCTGCACCGGGACACCTCCCCCCTGACCCGGCAACTCGTCGCGGAGGGCAGGGTGCGGCCCTACACCATCGAAGGACCGGACGGCAGCTTCCACGTCACCGGAGGTCTGGACGTCACCACGAGCCCGTTCCACGTCATCGACGCGGACGGCCGCAGCCTCCCGGACGTGTACGCCCTCGGCATCCCCACCGAGCACACCCGCTGGTTCACCCAGGTGGGAAGCAGCCGCCCGGGGGTCGGCACCCTTTTCTACCGGGACGCCGACGCCATCGCCTCGGACGCGCTCCGCCCGCTGCGCGCCGAAGCCCCCGCGGCCGAGCCGGTCGTCGTCCCCGGCCGGCAGCCGAAGGACACCGCGGTCGAGGCCGTCGCCGGCGCGCGAAGGAGCGACGCCTCATGA